The Gracilibacillus caseinilyticus genome segment ACTTTTTTGATTTGTTTCCATTTAATTCGGGAATATGATTCGGATTTTCTTAAGCCAAACATACTGTACTGCGGGATAGTAAAGGATAATATTTGACCTGTTTTTTCATCTATCTCAAGATCGGTCTGTCCTAATACTCCCAACCTCGAACCGGTTGTTAAATCAATTAATTCCTTACTGCCCAAATCGTTAAAACGCATCCTCTTTACCTCCAATCTAGATATTAGGAGAAATAACTGCGATAGCCGATTGATCAGCCTGCAACCTGTGAAGAATTGCCTCTACATCCTCTAATCGAACACGATCAATTTGATTCATATCTTGTTCTAATGACGGATGATCGTGTAACAATAACTCATTTCTTGCATTTCTGCTCATTTTACTATTCGTACTTTCCAGGCTAAGCATGTATAAACCTTTCAACTGCTCCTTACTGATTCCCCATTCTTTTTCAGTCAGACCACCTGTTCTTAGCTGATCCGTTACAGTGAAAATTTTATCTTGCACATGTTCCAATTGATGTTTAGATGTTCCTGCATAAATAGTTAAGAGACCACTGTCGATAAAAGCACTGTGATAAGAAAAGATCGAGTACGCCATCCCGTCTTTCTCACGGATTTCTTGAAACAGTCTGGAGCTCATACTTCC includes the following:
- a CDS encoding YlmC/YmxH family sporulation protein, producing the protein MRFNDLGSKELIDLTTGSRLGVLGQTDLEIDEKTGQILSFTIPQYSMFGLRKSESYSRIKWKQIKKVGDDMIIVQTDEV